A window of the Butyricimonas faecalis genome harbors these coding sequences:
- a CDS encoding TlpA family protein disulfide reductase yields the protein MRSFIGIIIVILLFVACTRNKSVQVSGRIETGDTVVYFRVNDSLHKFRLDEKHYFSGKIALEKGTYARFFPYSIQVFLTPGEDLEISMNNVRNVSNSLQFKGTLSAINIYLKEQQNRYFAYDPNLYKLDEKDFVNRMRENVNTGIVLLEAKNLGEEFTKQERERIRYRVAEQAIHYPRSHVAFDTLYKPGVLYDNFVSEFDINNEDMLAFDCYQRFVLNYIYYKGQNFSMRRLVNYIRSNVRSVKVRDYLLSEVVYNYFQENGLKDADYLLAVCWNEVSDTSKMVKIKQLVDRWRKLSPGATAPNVSLQDGDGNALYLKDLRGKYLYISVWAFSYGEMDKEVRAEWEKLAEEYKDKNILFATFCMGPSQWLGQVKNLPGEHYVVNNTNAFYSRYMISVMPRYMLIDPEGRIVDVDAPKPSSSAKLLLRSVGL from the coding sequence ATGAGGAGTTTTATAGGTATAATAATTGTTATTCTTCTTTTCGTTGCCTGTACGCGTAATAAAAGCGTGCAAGTGTCGGGGCGGATTGAGACGGGTGATACTGTTGTCTATTTTCGGGTAAACGATAGTCTTCATAAGTTTCGCCTGGATGAGAAACATTATTTTTCCGGTAAGATAGCACTGGAAAAGGGTACCTATGCTCGTTTCTTTCCTTATTCGATTCAAGTTTTTTTAACACCCGGAGAAGATTTGGAGATCAGTATGAATAACGTAAGGAATGTGTCAAATTCCTTGCAGTTTAAAGGTACGTTGAGCGCGATTAATATTTATTTGAAGGAACAACAAAATCGATACTTTGCTTATGATCCTAATTTATATAAGTTAGACGAGAAAGATTTTGTGAATAGAATGCGGGAGAATGTCAATACCGGTATTGTTTTGTTGGAAGCAAAGAACTTGGGAGAAGAATTCACGAAACAAGAACGGGAACGCATCAGGTATCGCGTTGCCGAGCAGGCGATACATTATCCTCGTAGTCACGTGGCTTTTGATACGCTATATAAGCCGGGTGTGTTGTATGATAATTTCGTGTCCGAGTTTGACATTAACAACGAGGATATGTTGGCTTTTGATTGCTATCAACGTTTTGTTTTAAATTATATTTATTACAAGGGGCAAAATTTCAGTATGCGTCGCTTGGTCAATTATATTCGCTCGAATGTTCGTAGTGTAAAGGTGCGGGATTATTTGTTGTCCGAGGTGGTTTATAATTATTTTCAGGAAAACGGACTCAAAGATGCCGATTATTTGTTGGCAGTATGTTGGAATGAAGTGTCAGATACCAGTAAAATGGTGAAGATAAAACAGCTGGTAGATCGCTGGCGTAAGTTGTCGCCGGGAGCTACCGCTCCGAATGTTTCTTTGCAGGATGGTGATGGGAATGCGTTATATTTGAAAGATTTAAGGGGGAAATACCTGTATATATCCGTTTGGGCTTTTAGCTATGGCGAGATGGATAAAGAGGTTCGGGCTGAATGGGAAAAGCTTGCCGAAGAGTATAAGGATAAGAATATTCTTTTCGCTACTTTTTGTATGGGACCTTCCCAGTGGTTGGGGCAAGTGAAAAATCTCCCCGGTGAGCATTATGTTGTAAATAACACGAATGCCTTTTATTCCCGCTATATGATTTCCGTGATGCCCCGTTATATGTTAATAGATCCGGAGGGGCGGATTGTCGATGTGGATGCGCCGAAACCATCAAGCTCTGCTAAATTACTTTTAAGAAGTGTGGGGTTATAA
- a CDS encoding MerR family transcriptional regulator, with protein sequence MVTEESLKLYYSIGEVAEMFGVNTSLIRFWEKEFDVINPHKNKKGNRQFTKADVDNFHLIYHLVKEKGMTLKGAQQQLKNRKDETELHFEVIKRLKGIKEELLSIKNQLP encoded by the coding sequence ATGGTGACTGAAGAATCATTAAAATTATATTATTCTATCGGAGAAGTCGCCGAAATGTTCGGTGTCAACACTTCCCTGATCCGCTTCTGGGAAAAAGAATTCGACGTGATCAACCCCCACAAAAACAAAAAAGGGAACCGTCAATTCACCAAAGCGGATGTCGACAATTTCCACCTGATCTACCATCTGGTCAAGGAAAAAGGAATGACCCTAAAAGGAGCCCAACAGCAACTCAAAAACCGGAAAGACGAAACGGAACTACACTTTGAGGTAATAAAACGCCTGAAAGGAATCAAGGAAGAATTGTTATCCATCAAGAACCAACTCCCGTAA
- a CDS encoding zinc ribbon domain-containing protein: protein MVTNNNEKMQELTVEEKLQNLYELQRIDTEIDKIKTLRGELPLEVQDLEDEIAGLETRIENLKVELGELDKTASTRKMDIKKAEEAIKKYSEQLDNVRNNREYDALSKEIEFQKLEIELQEKRIREAQKAKAEKEALMEESKKRYADKVSDLEAKKGELNDIINETHKDEESLQSKSEELAATIDERLLTAYRRIRSNARNGLAVVTVDRDACGGCFNKIPPQRQLDIRSRKKIIVCEYCGRILIDKYICDYDGSQQKADLEALLDSQKKKGRRLRKSEE from the coding sequence ATGGTGACGAATAACAATGAGAAAATGCAAGAACTGACAGTTGAAGAAAAACTGCAGAACCTGTATGAATTACAAAGAATTGACACCGAGATCGATAAAATCAAGACGCTACGGGGAGAACTACCGTTAGAAGTTCAAGACCTTGAAGACGAGATCGCGGGACTGGAAACACGTATCGAAAACTTGAAGGTTGAACTAGGTGAACTTGACAAAACCGCTTCCACCCGGAAAATGGACATCAAGAAAGCCGAAGAAGCGATCAAAAAATACAGTGAACAATTGGATAACGTTCGCAACAATCGCGAATACGACGCGCTAAGCAAGGAAATCGAATTCCAGAAACTGGAAATCGAACTGCAAGAAAAGAGAATCCGGGAAGCTCAAAAAGCAAAAGCAGAAAAAGAAGCGCTGATGGAAGAATCCAAAAAGCGTTACGCGGACAAAGTATCTGACCTGGAGGCTAAAAAAGGCGAGTTGAACGACATCATCAATGAAACTCACAAAGATGAAGAATCCTTACAGTCCAAATCGGAAGAACTTGCAGCCACCATCGACGAACGCTTGTTGACAGCATATCGCCGCATCCGCTCCAACGCCCGCAACGGACTGGCCGTTGTTACCGTTGACCGTGATGCTTGTGGAGGATGTTTCAACAAAATCCCGCCACAGAGACAACTGGACATCCGTTCCCGGAAAAAAATCATCGTCTGCGAATACTGTGGTCGTATCCTCATCGACAAATACATCTGTGACTACGACGGTTCGCAACAAAAAGCAGACCTTGAAGCACTCCTGGATTCACAAAAGAAAAAAGGAAGAAGACTTAGAAAATCAGAAGAATAA
- a CDS encoding Nif3-like dinuclear metal center hexameric protein encodes MYIKEIISLIEDYAPLKLQASFDNSGLLCGDPERELTSILLCIDVTEEVIKEAIDKGHNLIISHHPLIFGGLKHITPATYVERCVIHAIKHDITIYAAHTNMDVVANGVSGRMADKLNLQHRQILQPEGDPMAGNGFGIIGELQQPVESITFLQQVKEIFRCDRLRYTAPHTPSIQRVAVCGGAGASFFKQALTGRADIYISGDFKYHDFFLTENRIMIADIGHYESEQFTKEIFYEILTKKISKFAVQFSEINTNPIKYL; translated from the coding sequence ATGTACATAAAAGAGATCATTTCGCTCATAGAAGATTATGCCCCGTTAAAACTTCAAGCAAGCTTCGACAATTCCGGGCTGCTTTGCGGGGACCCGGAACGAGAATTAACATCCATACTACTATGCATCGATGTGACGGAAGAGGTGATCAAAGAAGCGATTGACAAGGGTCACAATCTCATCATCTCACACCATCCGCTTATTTTCGGCGGGCTAAAACACATCACCCCGGCCACTTACGTGGAACGCTGCGTGATCCATGCCATTAAACACGACATCACCATCTACGCCGCGCACACGAACATGGACGTGGTAGCCAACGGGGTCAGCGGACGTATGGCCGACAAACTGAACTTGCAACACCGGCAAATCCTTCAACCGGAAGGGGACCCGATGGCCGGCAACGGATTCGGAATTATCGGCGAGTTGCAGCAACCCGTTGAAAGCATCACCTTTTTGCAGCAAGTAAAAGAAATATTCCGGTGTGACAGGTTACGTTACACCGCACCTCACACCCCCTCAATACAACGGGTAGCGGTTTGCGGTGGAGCCGGAGCCTCATTCTTCAAGCAGGCGTTGACCGGACGAGCCGACATATACATCTCCGGGGATTTCAAATATCATGACTTTTTTCTCACGGAAAACCGCATTATGATAGCTGATATTGGTCATTATGAAAGCGAACAATTCACAAAAGAGATATTTTATGAGATACTTACAAAAAAAATATCTAAATTTGCGGTTCAGTTTTCTGAGATTAATACAAATCCGATTAAGTACTTATAA
- a CDS encoding M23 family metallopeptidase: protein MRKAGYHFNSDTLSFDKIESSLRKKLWRLFKKFFSSFSLAIVMLYLVYAFIDSPKEKLLKRKYEEVLTQYSLLSNKVGHLDNVLKDMEARDDNIYRVIFETDPIPSSIRRAGSGGVDQYEHLRQIDNADLLIGTAKKIDELSKAIYIQSKSFDKIEELAKNKIDMLASIPAILPVSLKNKSTHQVTSSFGYRMHPIYKTPKFHAGMDFTGTVGTPIYATGNGVVIESKFDKGYGRHVVIDHGFSYKTLYAHMDKILAKKGQKIKRGDVIGYLGNTGLSTGPHLHYEVRKNNKPIDPINFYFNDLTPDEFELLVETANNTGQSMD from the coding sequence ATGCGAAAAGCAGGGTATCATTTCAATTCGGACACATTATCTTTTGATAAAATAGAATCATCTTTAAGAAAAAAGCTTTGGAGATTATTCAAGAAATTCTTTTCCAGCTTCTCCTTGGCAATTGTCATGCTGTACTTGGTATACGCGTTCATTGATTCTCCAAAAGAAAAACTTTTAAAACGGAAATACGAAGAAGTTCTCACCCAATATAGTTTATTAAGCAACAAGGTAGGACACTTGGACAACGTCTTGAAAGACATGGAAGCCCGGGATGACAATATTTATCGGGTTATCTTCGAAACCGATCCCATCCCGTCATCCATCCGCCGGGCTGGCTCCGGGGGCGTCGATCAATACGAACACCTAAGGCAAATTGACAACGCGGACTTGCTCATCGGAACAGCCAAAAAAATTGATGAATTATCAAAAGCAATCTATATCCAAAGCAAATCCTTTGACAAGATTGAAGAATTGGCTAAAAATAAAATCGATATGCTAGCCTCCATCCCGGCAATCCTTCCGGTATCGTTGAAAAACAAAAGCACCCACCAAGTAACCTCATCATTCGGCTACCGGATGCACCCAATTTACAAAACCCCGAAATTCCATGCAGGCATGGACTTCACGGGAACTGTCGGGACTCCCATTTACGCGACGGGCAACGGGGTGGTCATCGAAAGTAAATTTGACAAGGGATACGGTCGCCACGTGGTCATCGACCACGGGTTCAGTTACAAAACACTGTATGCCCACATGGATAAAATCTTGGCTAAAAAAGGCCAAAAAATCAAACGAGGGGACGTCATCGGATACTTGGGAAACACCGGACTATCCACGGGGCCTCACCTGCATTATGAAGTACGGAAAAATAACAAACCGATAGATCCCATAAACTTCTATTTCAACGATCTCACCCCCGACGAATTCGAGTTGCTAGTAGAGACCGCGAACAACACGGGACAAAGCATGGACTGA
- the alaS gene encoding alanine--tRNA ligase: MKSAEIRQRFLDFFEKKSHTIVPSAPMVIKGDPTLMFTNAGMNQFKDIILGNVRPKATRVADSQKCLRVSGKHNDLEEVGHDTYHHTMFEMLGNWSFGDYFKKEAIAYAWEFLTEEMGLDKNRLYATVFEGSKEDHLEEDKEALEYWKLYLPEDRILYGNKKDNFWEMGDMGPCGPCSEIHIDLRPEAERALKPGRELVNKDNPLVIEIWNLVFMQYNRKADGSLENLPSHHVDTGMGFERLCMAVQGKTSNYDTDVFTPIIGEIARLSGKEYGKDAAADVAMRVIADHLRTIAFSITDGQLPSNVKAGYVIRRILRRAVRYAYTFLDQKDAFMYKLVPVLIEVMGQHYPELSSQRVLIERVIQEEENAFLRTLDKGIKLLDRIIEKTKAEDYLTVPGNVAFELYDTYGFPLDLTELILKENGLVVNRREFKAEMEAQKERSRSAAAVNTDDWVELIADDTQEFVGYDYTETEVQITRYRRVSTKGKTLYQLVFNITPFYGESGGQVGDRGWLISETEKISVLDTHKENGLTIHITDRLPEDLTQVFTAKVDVDKRIATENNHTSTHLLHYALRKVLGTHVEQKGSYVSDEYLRFDFSHFQKVTDEELEEVAAIVNQEIRKNYPLEESRAVPIGQAKKMGAMAIFGEKYGDLVRVVKFGESVELCGGTHAHATGQIGFFKIISESSVSAGVRRIEAITAAKAEEYILNYFKMMKEIDRMFKSNRGVLENVRELLNENEELKKDVEKFTRESLRIMKEGWKNEKRVIRDVNMIVKTVMMPPANVKDIAFQLKGELDNLVLVIGGVFNNKPHLTVMFSDSLVKDYGLHAGQIVKDAAQEIKGGGGGQPFFATAGGSNPEGVSKALERAEKLILDKIH, translated from the coding sequence ATGAAATCAGCAGAGATCAGACAGAGATTTTTAGATTTTTTTGAGAAGAAATCACATACAATAGTACCATCGGCACCCATGGTGATCAAGGGAGACCCCACGTTGATGTTCACCAATGCCGGGATGAATCAATTTAAAGATATAATTCTGGGGAATGTGCGTCCGAAGGCAACCCGGGTGGCGGATTCCCAGAAATGTTTGCGTGTTTCCGGGAAGCACAATGATTTGGAGGAGGTGGGACATGATACCTATCATCACACGATGTTCGAGATGTTGGGTAATTGGTCGTTCGGTGATTATTTCAAGAAAGAGGCGATTGCTTACGCTTGGGAGTTCCTTACGGAAGAGATGGGTTTGGATAAAAATCGGTTGTATGCAACGGTTTTCGAGGGAAGTAAGGAGGATCATCTGGAGGAGGATAAAGAGGCGTTGGAGTATTGGAAGTTGTATTTGCCTGAAGATCGAATCCTGTACGGGAATAAAAAAGATAATTTCTGGGAAATGGGTGATATGGGGCCTTGCGGGCCTTGCTCGGAGATTCACATAGACCTGCGCCCGGAAGCCGAGCGGGCGTTAAAGCCGGGGCGTGAATTGGTGAACAAGGATAACCCGTTAGTGATTGAGATTTGGAATCTGGTGTTTATGCAGTATAACCGTAAGGCTGATGGCAGTTTGGAGAATTTACCCAGTCATCACGTGGATACGGGGATGGGATTCGAACGTTTGTGTATGGCTGTGCAGGGAAAGACGTCGAATTATGATACGGATGTGTTTACTCCGATCATCGGGGAGATTGCCCGGTTGAGCGGGAAGGAATACGGGAAGGATGCAGCCGCGGATGTTGCTATGCGGGTGATCGCGGATCATTTGCGCACGATCGCGTTTTCAATCACAGACGGGCAATTGCCTTCGAACGTGAAAGCCGGTTACGTGATCCGGAGGATATTGCGCCGCGCTGTTCGTTATGCTTACACTTTCTTGGATCAAAAGGATGCGTTTATGTATAAGTTGGTACCGGTGTTGATTGAGGTTATGGGGCAACACTATCCGGAACTTTCTTCTCAGCGGGTGTTGATCGAGCGGGTGATACAGGAAGAGGAAAATGCTTTCTTGCGTACGTTGGATAAGGGTATAAAGTTGTTGGATAGGATTATTGAGAAAACCAAGGCCGAAGATTATTTGACCGTACCGGGGAATGTGGCTTTTGAGTTGTATGATACTTACGGGTTCCCGTTGGATTTGACCGAGTTGATCTTGAAAGAAAATGGATTAGTGGTAAATCGTCGGGAGTTCAAGGCGGAGATGGAAGCTCAAAAAGAACGTTCCCGTTCGGCTGCTGCCGTGAACACGGATGATTGGGTGGAATTGATTGCCGATGATACACAGGAATTCGTGGGGTATGACTACACGGAGACAGAGGTGCAGATTACCCGCTATCGCCGGGTGAGTACGAAGGGAAAGACGCTCTATCAGTTGGTGTTTAACATTACCCCGTTCTATGGCGAGAGCGGGGGACAGGTCGGTGACCGCGGCTGGTTGATTTCGGAAACGGAGAAGATAAGCGTTTTGGATACCCACAAGGAAAACGGGTTGACCATTCATATAACAGATCGTTTGCCAGAGGATTTGACTCAGGTGTTTACGGCCAAGGTGGATGTGGACAAACGGATTGCCACGGAAAATAATCACACGTCTACCCATTTGTTGCATTATGCTTTGCGGAAGGTGTTGGGAACGCACGTGGAACAGAAAGGGTCGTACGTGAGTGACGAGTATTTACGCTTCGACTTTTCACATTTCCAAAAGGTGACCGACGAGGAGTTGGAGGAGGTGGCTGCCATCGTGAATCAGGAAATTCGTAAGAATTATCCGTTGGAGGAAAGTCGGGCTGTGCCTATTGGACAAGCCAAGAAAATGGGGGCAATGGCTATCTTCGGGGAGAAGTATGGGGATTTGGTTCGTGTGGTGAAATTTGGGGAATCTGTGGAATTGTGTGGAGGTACACATGCACATGCCACCGGGCAGATCGGGTTCTTTAAAATTATTTCAGAGAGTTCCGTTTCAGCCGGGGTGCGTCGTATTGAAGCTATTACGGCAGCAAAGGCGGAGGAATATATCTTGAACTATTTCAAGATGATGAAGGAGATTGACCGCATGTTCAAGTCGAATCGCGGTGTGTTGGAGAATGTTAGGGAGTTGTTGAACGAAAACGAAGAGTTGAAGAAGGATGTGGAGAAATTCACGCGGGAGAGTTTACGGATTATGAAAGAAGGGTGGAAGAATGAAAAGCGTGTAATTCGTGATGTTAATATGATCGTGAAGACGGTTATGATGCCCCCGGCCAACGTGAAAGATATTGCTTTCCAGTTAAAAGGGGAGTTGGATAATCTTGTTCTGGTGATTGGCGGTGTCTTTAACAACAAGCCTCATTTGACCGTGATGTTCAGTGATTCTCTGGTGAAAGATTACGGATTGCATGCCGGACAGATTGTCAAGGACGCAGCTCAGGAAATTAAAGGTGGTGGTGGAGGACAACCATTTTTCGCAACTGCCGGAGGTTCAAATCCTGAGGGTGTTAGTAAAGCTCTGGAAAGGGCAGAGAAACTGATTTTGGATAAAATTCATTAG
- a CDS encoding tetratricopeptide repeat protein has product MKKTLGFIAVVALSGLITVSCSSLKKMKKRAGEITYSVTPETLVAKGGMVDLKIDVTFPAKYFNKKVAIEATPVLRFKGGEKAYEMKAIQGEKVQGNAEVIPYETGKTVSYTSRIPYEDAMRLSDLEIDITGSKGAKTAKFDPRKIGDGVIATETLVVNAPATSVGEDKFQRIIKQQEEAAIYYLINSANIRSKEMTSEEMKKLEAYIKEAATKENMNLNGIDVRSYASPDGAYDFNEKLANQREKNSSAFLKKQMKKGKVEQYKDENFFKDFVVAEDWDGFKKAMEESNIQDKELILRVLSMHSDPEVREREIRNIASAFAVVADQILPKLRRSLFVVNTELIGKSDDELKALAKSNPSDLNVEELLYSATLFDNNNDKLAIYEACMRQFPNDWRGFNDAGMIQFEMGNIAAAQANFNKANSMSANNPVVQNNLGAVALKNGDLKQAEVYFGAATGAGQEVNYNKGIVAIKSGDYAAAVNYFGQCNCVNAALANVLAGNNNEALKKLNAENKECPMSYYLKAVIGARTNDATAVIENLKKACSLDASFKQLAATDMEFVKFFENNDFVTITK; this is encoded by the coding sequence ATGAAAAAAACATTAGGTTTTATTGCCGTTGTTGCCTTATCTGGGTTAATAACAGTGTCCTGTTCTTCTTTGAAAAAGATGAAGAAACGTGCAGGAGAAATCACGTATTCTGTTACTCCGGAGACATTAGTGGCTAAAGGAGGAATGGTTGATTTGAAGATAGACGTAACTTTCCCGGCTAAATATTTTAACAAAAAAGTGGCTATCGAAGCTACTCCCGTGTTGCGTTTCAAAGGGGGAGAGAAGGCTTATGAAATGAAAGCTATTCAAGGAGAGAAAGTTCAGGGTAATGCAGAAGTGATTCCTTACGAAACAGGTAAGACCGTTTCTTATACAAGCCGTATCCCTTACGAGGATGCCATGAGACTTTCTGATTTGGAAATCGATATTACTGGGTCAAAAGGTGCTAAAACTGCGAAATTCGACCCGAGAAAGATTGGTGATGGTGTGATCGCTACTGAAACTTTGGTTGTAAATGCTCCTGCAACTTCAGTCGGAGAGGATAAATTCCAACGGATTATCAAACAACAAGAAGAGGCTGCTATCTATTATTTGATTAACTCGGCAAACATTCGTTCTAAAGAAATGACTTCTGAGGAGATGAAAAAGCTAGAGGCTTATATCAAAGAGGCTGCCACGAAAGAAAATATGAATTTGAATGGAATTGACGTTAGATCATATGCTTCTCCTGATGGTGCATACGACTTCAACGAGAAATTGGCTAATCAACGTGAAAAGAATTCTTCTGCTTTCTTGAAAAAACAAATGAAGAAAGGTAAAGTTGAACAATATAAAGATGAGAATTTCTTCAAAGATTTCGTTGTAGCTGAGGACTGGGACGGATTCAAGAAAGCTATGGAAGAATCAAATATCCAGGATAAAGAATTGATCCTTCGCGTATTGTCTATGCACTCTGATCCTGAAGTAAGAGAAAGAGAAATCAGAAATATCGCTTCTGCTTTTGCAGTTGTTGCTGATCAAATCCTTCCGAAATTGAGAAGATCTTTGTTTGTTGTAAATACTGAATTGATCGGTAAGTCAGATGACGAATTGAAAGCTTTGGCTAAATCAAATCCGTCTGATTTGAATGTAGAAGAGTTACTTTATTCTGCAACGTTATTCGATAACAATAACGATAAATTGGCGATCTATGAGGCTTGTATGAGACAATTCCCGAATGATTGGAGAGGTTTCAACGATGCAGGTATGATCCAATTCGAAATGGGTAACATTGCTGCTGCTCAAGCTAATTTCAATAAAGCTAATTCTATGTCAGCTAATAATCCGGTTGTTCAAAACAACTTGGGCGCTGTAGCTTTGAAGAATGGTGATTTGAAACAAGCTGAAGTTTACTTCGGTGCTGCTACCGGTGCCGGTCAAGAGGTAAACTACAACAAGGGTATCGTGGCTATCAAGAGCGGTGATTATGCTGCTGCTGTAAATTATTTCGGACAATGCAATTGCGTAAACGCTGCATTAGCTAACGTGCTTGCCGGAAATAACAACGAGGCATTGAAGAAATTGAATGCTGAAAACAAAGAATGCCCGATGTCTTATTACTTGAAAGCTGTTATTGGTGCTAGAACCAATGATGCAACTGCAGTTATCGAGAACTTGAAGAAAGCATGTTCTTTGGATGCTTCTTTCAAACAATTGGCAGCAACCGATATGGAGTTTGTCAAATTCTTTGAAAACAACGATTTCGTTACAATAACAAAATAG